Sequence from the Helianthus annuus cultivar XRQ/B chromosome 13, HanXRQr2.0-SUNRISE, whole genome shotgun sequence genome:
GGAATGGTCCAACCCAATAGCGACAACACACCCCCCACTTTAAGCGCACCTCTGTATCTATGGGTATTCAAATTCTAATATTTGTAATCCAGTTATCCAAAAATTTTGAATACCCGATTTACTATATGAAACTGTATCCGAAATTttgaatatgggttccgataATGAAACGGGTATCCGAAATTCTAAAAAAACCTTGTTCCAAAAAAATCAAGTGCTTCCAGGTGTCAATCTTTTGGCTTCTTCCTCACTAACACACTTGATAAATCAATACCATCAAGTGCTTCCAAAGAGAAAACTGAACCCTTGCGCCGCCTTCCATTTAACAAGGGTCAAAACCCTGAAACCAAAACGTCCACccaaatatccagacttggatattatttttcCCAGACTTAAGATCTATCCAGCTGTGTGCACACTGTAaagtgtcacaccagattacagcagtgaTCTTCTAGAAGAAATACCATCGTGCATcacccagacggttgtaaccgtctggacacgtgtcgccATCACAAACTttcctgaaatcacaacgatgGCATGTGATTGAAGAATGATCTCCACTtgaatcactttccacgtggcaatccccTAGCCATAGGATCaaatcacgatccgtgtgcactcaCATCGGATCAAAGAAACTTAACGAAGAGTAAAGagacttaacggaaggaaagataaccgctacggtgttagcatcttccgttatcttttcaataacagattttccctcccaaactctcggttataaataggagaattCTTCAGGTAAAAAAAGGCAGATCCAATTTCACTACTCAAATACCTTTATCTTCTCcatacaaatacttattctcacaccggagtcgggtcaaggagagaaccctcttctccccttgacgagactaacggtgctctgttttgcagaatagCCGGAGAAGAAGTTCGATCACCACTGAACcaattgagagagaactaaccttttatgcggattcaaaccccctagatatctcggttccgaccatttatctagtgtttcttcattggcgcccaccgttttctcagtttttctagttCCTATCTCATTTCGGTTCAGTtcatttcatttttctgttttttacatatggcagaaaattcatcttCTCACCGACGGTCTGGTCCTCGACCAAATATCGGAAACAACTTACCAGTCGAAGGGATGGTGGAAGAGGCCTCAGACGATAATGAGGTTCAATCTAATGGAGCAAACGACCCTGTTACTCCAGGGATATTTCCCATAAATCCCGCCCAATCAATTCTACCACCGGGGGAAACTCCGATATCATGGTATGTCAGGTCACAAGGAGCATTAAATGCAGTGTATACACAATTGTGTGCTCAAACCGCTCCCGTAACACAATCGCGAAGGCCGGGATCTAGAGCTCATGCTTCTCAACGAGAAGAATCGACGAATGATGGAACAAACAACTATCAGAGACAACACCATGAGTCACAGCCTCGTCAAAGGCAATCAGTTCATGATAGGTTGGGCTCCCCTAGGGATGCCCACACCGATGAATCTGACCAAACGTATCGTTTGAGCGCAAACACCAGCGTATTCAACAGGCTGCACCCAAACTCTAACAAATCCAGGCCTCGAGCGGTGTACAACCCTGAGGCAGAGCATAATTACGACTTAGTTTACCGCCCTGCAGAAGCAGCGGAAAACTCGAAGTTTATACTGGAAATAGCTCTGGCTCCGTTAGAAAGGGCGAAATTACCATCTAACGTCGGCAAATTCAATGGGTTAACTGATCCCGACGATCACTTGAGGGTCTTCACCAGCGCAGGATTGGTCGGCGGTTGGACTCTTCCGCTttggtgtcatttgtttgttcaaaCATTAACGGGGCCAGCGCGAATTTGGTTTGATAATCTACCAACGGGGCAAATCGAGTCATGGAAAGACCTGCGCCAAAAATTCTTAACGCACTTTAGCCAGCAAAGGCGCTCCACGCGGGATACATCTGATGTCATGAACATATGGCGTCGAGATGATGAGAATTTGGAAGATTTTATAACCAGGTATAATAAGGAAGTATTGGAGATCGGTGGTGTCCACGAACAGCTAATCCGCGCTCAGTTTAAGTACGCGGTCAGATGTGATGATATGGTCAAAGTACTGTCCGGAACAGAAGGCCTCCCCAAGAGTTGGGAAAAGATAATGGCGGCGGCTAAAGTTTACGCACAAACAGAGAAAAACCTTACTACAAACAGACCGCCACCACCACACAGCAGGCCCACAGATTTGAGCGCAATGGGTGAACGAAGATTCAAGAAATCATGGCGCGAGTCATCTGGAAGCCGCTCCTCTGAAGATGCTCGCACAACAATTAACAAACTCTCtgctcagagagagaacaagcatgAAAACAGGGAGAGGCAGTGAACCCCACTGACAAAAACCCCGGCGGAAGTCCTGAGTACCGAGGATTATCAGTTTAAACCGCCAATTCCAATGAAGAGTAAACGTGGTCAGGATCTAGCGCAGTATTGCGAATATCACAAGGATACGGGACACACCACAAACAATTGCATTTCCTTGCGCACCGAGATAGAAAAAGCCCTCAAAAATGGGGAGTTTACACATCTACTCCAGAATATGCGCAAGGAGATTAAGCAAATCACCCGCAGAGAAGAAACCTCCAACAAACGGGCTAAGACTTAAGAGATGCTGCAGAATTCCCCGCAGAGAAACGTCAAAAATGGCAGAACTAAGTTAAGTTCCATTTAATTATTAAGACTTTGTAATGCCTCTGCGCGTTATCCATGAATAAAAATTACAAAGTTTCTATCATTTGTATTTACAaaatgcatgcaatttctttttagtaagcacgaaaacattatggtagtataGAATAAGCTCCATTCGCGGTCAGTGATTACTTTACAAATGACCATAAACTCCACGCATGAGCTTCATACCAACATTCATTCGCCTTACTTAAGTAAAAAGCAATTGTATTCATGCAAAAAATTGTAAAGGCATTCAAACAAATAGAAACATATTACTTTCAGCGTACAAATACGCCCTGACAAGATTCAAACACGGCAGTGTTTCGAGTCTTTACGCGAACAGCGCAACAAAGCAAGGATATACATCCCACAAACAGGAAAAAGGGAAAACACAAATTGTTCAGAAACAAATTTCACCCTACTCTAAATTTTCTCCCTCATCAGGGAAGATTTCTTTAAGCTGCGCTACCGGATCGTCCGATTGTAGCGCTACATCTATCAACTCCATAACTGGGAGTTGTAAGTTATTAAACTCCGCCTTCATAGAAGCAAGCGCGGCCGCAGTATTTACACCAAAAGTAGCAGACTTGCTGTCATCCCAAGTAACCTTCAGTGCACTCGTTACATGATGGGAGCATTCTGCATAACCTTGCGCATAACCATCCCGTCGCGCAGCAACCACTAAATCCGCAACAGTTTTATCCAGCTCCTTAGAGTTTAACACAGATTCAGCAACCTATGAAACCAAATCAATAGTGGTTAacacaaaagaaaagaaagaaaaaagccAACGCAAACGCATATATAAGGTAGGAAGCTTACACAGGCAATTCCACGATCCTTCAACCAGGTCATATCATTCCTTAAAGGCTCAAGCTCGCTCTCTGCTGAAACCCGCGCCGTCTCGGAATTTTCCAATTTCTCTTCGGTTGCAGACAAGCGGCGGGAGGACTCAGCATGTTCAGAACGCGCAAGCTCCAGGTCTTTTTTCAGTTGTTCCTGGTCAGAAACCAAAGCAGTAAGTTCCTCTAGTTCCTTATTCCTAATGGCAAGAGTACTTAAAGCTTGTACCTCCCGTTGCTCGCTACGTTCCCTATGAGCACGAGCTTCTGCCAACAAGGCTTCCAAATCAGCTTTCTCCTTCTTCAATCTCTCAACCTCCGCATCTTGATTCTTCAGCTTTTTAACATCAGCTTTGAGGTTATTT
This genomic interval carries:
- the LOC118485612 gene encoding WEB family protein At5g16730, chloroplastic-like isoform X2; translation: MHKEQKSFAAAQKKFSNDERRLAQLMAKLKDDQAKFEAERKTGEWSVAGWKRKAEAEAALLSEERKNWRKICEKDNAEKANLRIIINNLKADVKKLKNQDAEVERLKKEKADLEALLAEARAHRERSEQREEQLKKDLELARSEHAESSRRLSATEEKLENSETARVSAESELEPLRNDMTWLKDRGIACVAESVLNSKELDKTVADLVVAARRDGYAQGYAECSHHVTSALKVTWDDSKSATFGVNTAAALASMKAEFNNLQLPVMELIDVALQSDDPVAQLKEIFPDEGENLE
- the LOC118485612 gene encoding WEB family protein At5g16730, chloroplastic-like isoform X1: MHKEQKSFAAAQKKFSNDERRLAQLMAKLKDDQAKFEAERKTGEWSVAGWKRKAEAEAALLSEERKNWRKICEKDNAEKANLRIIINNLKADVKKLKNQDAEVERLKKEKADLEALLAEARAHRERSEQREVQALSTLAIRNKELEELTALVSDQEQLKKDLELARSEHAESSRRLSATEEKLENSETARVSAESELEPLRNDMTWLKDRGIACVAESVLNSKELDKTVADLVVAARRDGYAQGYAECSHHVTSALKVTWDDSKSATFGVNTAAALASMKAEFNNLQLPVMELIDVALQSDDPVAQLKEIFPDEGENLE